The Lolium perenne isolate Kyuss_39 chromosome 6, Kyuss_2.0, whole genome shotgun sequence genome segment attttatgcatgagactcatgataagaatgtttcatttgatagttatattgttgagtttgctcatgttgctactgaaagttattatgagagaggaaaatatggttgtagaaattttcatgttactaaaatacctctctatgtgctgaaatttttgaagctacacttgttttatcttcctatgcttgttactttgctcttcatgaacttgtttatttacaagattcctatgcataggaagcatgttagacttaaatgtattttgaatttgcctcttgatgctctcttttgcttcaaatactatttcttgcgagtgcatcattaaaactgctgagcccatcttaatggctataaagaaaagaacttcttgggagataacccatgtgttattttgctacagtaccttgttttatttttgtgtcttggaagttgtttactactgtagcaacctctccttatcttagttttgtgttttgttgtgccaagtaaagtcgttgatagtaaggttcatactagatttggattactgcgcagaaacagatttctttgctgtcacgaatctgggcaaaattctctgtaggcaactcagaaaattatgccaatttacgtgagtgatcctcagatatgtacgcaactttcattcaatttgagcattttcatttgagcaagtctggtgcctcaataaaattcgtctttacggactgttctgttttgacagattctgccttttatttcgcattgctccttttgctatgtgggatgaatttctttgttccattaacttccagtagctttgagcaatgtccagaagtgttaagaatgattgtgtcacctctgaacatgtggatttttgattatgcactaaccctctaatgagtttgtttcgagtttgttgtgaaggaagttttcaagggtcaagagaggaggatgatatactatgatcaaggagagtgagaagtctaagcttggggaagccccggtggttcatccctgcatatttcaagaagactcaagcatctaagcttggggatgcccaaggcatccccttcttcatcgacaaattatcaggttcctcccttgaaactatatttttattccatcacagcttatgtactttgcttggatcgtcggtttgttttagtttttgttttgtttgaataaaatggatcctagcattctttgtgtgggagagagacacgctccgctgttgcatatggacaagtatgtccttagtttctactcatagtattcatggcgaagtttcttcttcgttaaattgttatatggttggaattggaaaatgatacatgtagtaattgctataatgtcttggataatgtgatacttgacaattgttgtgctcatgtttaagctcttgcatcatatactttgcacccattaatgaagaaatacatagagcatgctaaaatttggtttgcatatttggtctctctaaagtctagataatttttagtattgagtttgaacaacaaggaagacggtgtagagtcttataatgttttcaatatgtcttttatgtgagttttgctgtactagttcatccttgtgtttgtttcaaataaccttgctagcctaaaccttgtatcgagagggaacacttctcatgcatccaaatacttgagccaaccactatgccaattgtgtccaccatacctacttactacatggtatttctccgccattccaaagtaaattgcttgagtgctacctttaaatttccattcttcacctttacaatatatagctcatgggacaaatagcttaaaaactattgtggtattgaatatgtacttatgcactttatctcttattaagttgcttgttgtgcgataaccatattcctggggacgccatcaactactctttgttgaatttcatgtgagttgctatgcatgttcgtcttgtctgaagtaagagcgatctaccaccttatggttggagcatgcatattgttagagaagaacattgggccgctaactaaagccatgatccatggtggaagtttcagttttggacatatatcctcaatctcatatgaggaaaaataattgttgctacatgcttatgcataaaagaggagtccattatctgttgtctatgttgtcctggtatggatgtctaagttgagaataatcaatagcgagaaatccaatgcgagctttctccttagacctttgtacatgcggcatagaggtaccccattgtgacacttggttaaaacatgtgcattgcgatgatccggtagtccaagctaattagaacaaggtgcgggcactattagtataatatgcatgaggcttgcaacttgtaagatataatttacatgatacatatgctttattactaccgttgacaaaattgtttcttgttttcaaaatcaaagctctagcacaaatatagcaatcgatgctttcctctttgaaggaccattcttttacttttattgttgagtcagttcacctatctctctccacctcaagaagcaaacacttgtgtgaactgtgcattgattcctacatatttgcatattgcacttgttatattactctatgttgacaatattcatgagatatacatgttataagttgaaagcaaccgctgaaacttcatcttcctttgtgttgtttcaatgcttttactttgaattattgctttatgagttaactcttatgcaagacttattgatgcttgtcttgaaagtactattcatgaaaagtcattgctttatgattcagttgtttactcatgtcattaccattgttttgatcgctgcattcattacatatgcttacaatagtatgatcaaggttatgatggcatatcactccagaaattatctttgttatcgtttacccgcTTCGGACGagcaaactaagcttggggatgctgatacgtctccgacgtatcgataatttcttatgttccatgccacattattgatgatatctacatgttttatgcatactttatgtcattattatgcgttttccggaactaacctattgacgagatgccgaagggccggttctgttttctgcattttggtttcagaaatcctagtaaggaaatattctcggaatcggacgaaatcaacgcccagcatcttagaatccccggaagcatccagaacacccgagagtcgccagagtggacccacagggggcccaggaggtaggccggcgcggcccaggccctggccgcgccgcagcATCGCCGGGGAAGGAGGCGAGCATGGCGGAGGGCGGCGAGCATGGCGGAGGGCGGCAAGCATGGCGGAGGGCGGCGGTGAGGGGAGGCCCGCCGGCGCGCATGAGCTCCAgagaggggagagagaggaggTCGCGGGGAAGAAGGGATTTGCACGCTAACAGAGCCCGTTCCACTTCGTTCGACCGAATCGGCCGGACGGGCTCGTTCCGGATCTACAGAGAATATTCGCTTTTGAGGAACGCGTTGGTTTCGTTCCATCCCAGAACCGAACGCAGGAATCGCCCCGAGGAACAACTTGATTCCATTCCGTTCCATCCGGTTCTGAAACCGAACAGACCCTTAAAAGTAACTCTTTATAAAAAAATAGGAATTGGCACGTTCTGGGATTTTCTTGCGATGAGTAGTACGCGTTAGACATGATAGGCCTGTCAGATTGGGCTGCCGAGCAGGGTCGGGGCGTTCCAATGCGACTTGTGGAATAGGCCTGCCTGCGCATCGCGGCGGACCCCGCACCTCCTCTCCGTACTCCGAGCTCAACTCCGCCCGATTCCGCCGGCGAGAATCTGTCGGGGAATCGCTCATCCAGGATGGCCGCCAACTTCTGGGCGTCGTCGCACAGGTAAGCCGCCGGCACCCACCCAATCTCGATCAGATTTAGTATTGCACGAGACTTGGTGAATTCTGAGTTGCTAATCGAGGGAGTGTGCACGATGATTCCGTGCGAGCAGCAAGCAGCTGCTGGACCCGGAGGAGGTGGACGTGGTGCCGGCGGCGGACCGGGAGCGGGGCATCACGCCGGTGGAGTTCCGCCTCGTCAAGATCCACATGTCCTTCCGTGAGCTCTCCGTGCGCCTGCCTCCCCATCATTTTTATCTGCCATCTCTAGTATCTAGGCTGAGGAGATTAGCTTAGATGCGTCCTTACAAATAATAGAATCGACAATAAGCTCGGCCTTGAATGATAGATGTTGATGAAGATGTGGCAACTGGCAACACCGGTTTGGTTTGAAGTTTGTGAACTCCACGGTTTTGGGTGCGGCAACAATCTGACTTGTATGATTTGTAATTAGACCCATGGGCATATTGTGCCATGCACCTTTAGAATTGTGGTCAAAGTAGAAGGTTCCCTCCTTTAAATGTGTTTAGGTAGAAACAGAGACGGAGCTGCCTTAGTGCCATTGGGGTCAGCTGACCCCAATGATTCTTGGGGAATGCTTCACTAAGTAGTACAAATTAGACATATTTTAGACAAGATGACACCAATGAATTAGAGCAAATATAGGGCTGACCCCAGTGATATTTTTTTCTAGCTTCGTCCCTGGGTAGAAATGTGGCACCCTGCTGACACTGCCTCGAGCGCAGGTGGGTGAGCTAACGGCTGTGTGCTCTAACCAACGTTCCGCTGCTCGGTTCTGGTGCCATGCATCTTTGTAGCGTATAATTCATTCTAACATAACCGTTGAACAATTATCTACTGATTCTGCTCAAACAAGCTGATAATATGTTACCATCTTTGTTCTTTTTACTAAAAATGGGGATGCAAGTTCATATTTATTATTCTGATAGAGAAGTTTTTGGTGACGCAAGCTGTGCATGCTTATTTTCAGTAACCGACACTATCCAAGTTACATCAGTAGCAATCTAGTATACATGTAAAAAAGAAGTAGCAATCTGGTGTAGGTACTAACTTTGACCCCAGGCACTTGATTCATTTCATTCCAATTGTAGCAGCCATGATATCTGTGGCTAGGTAAATGGCCCAGGAGAAACGGGTCATGCGGCCTGCTTTGGTGAGAGAAGGATGGACTTATTCTTTCTTTGCTTCTTTCTTGCTTTAGTCAACCACACATCAATTCACATACAGAGGTGACCTACCCCTAGGACCACAATCTAATCCAACTAAAAGGAATCCCTAGGAGCTTTATGTAACTTCACTGATAATATGTTACTACCATCTTTGTTTTTTTTACCAGATGGAGATACAAGTCTGTACTTATTCCGCTGGAGAAGTTTTTGGTGACACAAGCTGTGTGCATTGCTTATTCTCAGTAACCGACATAATCCTAGTTACATCAGTCACTATCTAGCATACATGGAAAAAAGAAGTAGCAATCTGGTGTAGGTACTAAATTTGACCCCAGGCACTTGATTCATTTCATTCCAACTGTAGCAGCCATAATACCTGTTGCTGGGTAATACAGCCGTATGATGGCCCCAGGAGAAACGGATCTCAGGGCTTGCTTTGGTGCGAGAAGATAACAAAGTTAAGGATGGACTTATTCTTTTATTGCTTCTTGGTTGCTTCAGATAACCACACAGTGATTCACATATATAGCTGACCTACCCCTAGGACCATTATCTAGTAAACCTAAAAGGAATCCCTAGGAGCTTTATATAACCTCACTGGTATACCTGGGAATCCTTCGTGCCGGGCCGGGAAAAGCCCGACGCTCAAAAACTAGGCCCAAGCCAGTCCCGGATAAAAAACCCGAAAGCCCATCGGGCCATGGGCCCCTATTTCGTGTTTTTGGACTACCCAGGCCCAGCCATCGGGCCAACATTTTTAGGCACGGGCCTGGGAATATCAGgacgggctgcccatggccagatATGCTTACTGGCAAGATCTTATCTCGAAATCATGCTAATCCAACTAGCAAACAAACTAATCAAACAACTTGCTACGTACTGGAACCTGGATGGGCACATTAACAGTATGTTACTTACAATTTATTGATATACATTCTGCATTAGTTTTATTCCTTACAAAATAAAGCATTTGATGATTTCAGATATATGGCGGTTGGCCCAGCAGGTGAAAGTTAGGCAAAGGTAAGTGATCTTGTTTTCATTTTCTGACATGTACCTTTGTTTGTAGCTGTGTATGATATCTATGTACTTCAGTGATCAAATAAATAAACCTGTGTGTTTTGCTTTTGGACTGTAATTAGCAAGCTTTCCTTCCGCAGTCATTTTTTTTTTCAAGTGGCTACCTTTGTATCTAAAGAAGTTATGCATATTGGTAGTTTATTACCTGAAACTCATGCAAATATTTGGTGGTATTTATTCTTTTCCTCATAAAGTTCTTCATGGTAACATTTTTGCGAAGTTTGCTTGAACTCAAACACTGATTTAGTGCTACCAAAGCTAACTAAGAAAAGTAAACAATATCAGTACAATTCCAGTCTCCTTTATCTGTATTCTTTTTTCATCCTAAGGTTGTTGCAGTTTTATTATAAGCCTAACTTGTGACTAATACCATTTAGTTAATGTCTGCTACGGAATGGCTTACTTTTCCACCTTATGGTATGATGTTCATCTTCCACCAGACCTATCTGGCATTAACTCATGATTGTTATTTCAGAGTCATAGCTACTGCGATCACATACTTCAGGCGTGTCTATACAAGGTATGATTCTTTATTTAGTAAGGACACACCACATAGAAGAGTGCCCTTCTTGCCTCTAATGTCGCCGTCTGGATTTGACTATTTATTTACTATCTGAAGAAATGAAAACACAGTATTGTTTAATAGACTGTAAGTTGTTGTGCCACTAAGAAAGCAGGAAATGTATCCTTATGATGTAAGATGGTCAACTTACAGGCAAGTCAGAACCATATACTGTGATTGTACATTTGTATCTACGAGAACTTGTGTGCTTCACTCAGAACTCTATAGTTCACTTGCCTCATTCATAACTTGGGTGATTGTAGATGTGAGGTTCTCATCAAGTTGCTCCAAGCAGAATTAGTACGATGATGCTAGTCGGGTACTTTTGAAATTCGATTTACAAATATTATACTTCAAGCACCAAACTCGTGTTTCTATTTTCTGTGAACAAAAACTGGACATGAAGCTTCATATTTGAATGCCTATTTCACCAAACTGGACATGATGTAAGATGGTCAACTTACAGGCAAGTCAGAACCATATACTGTGATTGTAGATTTGTGTCTATGAGAACTTGTGTGCTTCACTTAGAACTCTATAGTTCACTTTGCCTCGTTCATAACTTGGGTGATTGTAGATGTGAGGTTCTCATCAAGTTGCTCCAAGCAGAATTAGTGCGATGGTGCTAGTCGGGAACTTTTGAAATTCGATTTACAAATAGTACTATACTAGTATACTTCAAGGACCAAACTCGCGTTTCTATTCTCTGTGAACAAAAACTGGACATGAAGCTTCATATGTGAATGCGTATTTCTACATTATTTTTTGAACATATAAAGGGTTTTTATTTAATGGAACTTAAGCATTCAGAACTGTGTCTGAATCTATTTACAGAAAGAGCATGACGGAGTATGATCCTCGTTTGGTAGCACCAGCTTGTTTGTATTTGGCATCAAAGGTGGAGGAAAGCACAGTGCAAGCAAGGCTTTTAGTATTTTACATCAAGAAGATGTGTGGTAGGTCTCCTGATCATTCATATTGACGTATGTTTACCTGGAAGGCTGGACGAGCTGCACAGCCTACAATAACCATTAATTTCGTCCTTCAAAATGTAGGTTCTGATGACAAATACAGATTTGAAATCAAAGATATCCTTGAAATGGAAATGAAGCTCCTGGAAGCATTGGACTATTATTTGGTTGTTTACCACCCATACCGTCCTCTTTTACAGTATGACTTTGCTTCCCTATCATCTGAACAGAAATGGCATTTCCACTGAAATAACACTTTATATCTTCCAATTCTGTGAGCTTTGAAACTAACTCCCCTTCGATATTCTACAATGACATTGAGATGTGCCATTTTACAGGTTATTGCAGGATGCTGGCATAACAGATCTGACACAGTTTGCCTGGTAAGTACGTTTCTTGAGGATTGGATGCAATGGAACTTGTACGCCTTTATAATTTCAGTCACATGGTGTACTGTTTTCTTTTTTTGTGAATGGAAGCTGTTTGTCTTTCATATACAAGAAATTTTGCTTTATTCGCTTTAGTAATATTTGGTGGTGATGAGATACTTTTTATTATGATTTATGGGTGTACAACTTGACCTATATGGCTATATCTGTCCTGATTAGACACTTACTTACAGGGGCCTTGTCAATGATACTTACAAGATGGATCTTATTCTCATCTACCCTCCATATATGATTGCATTGGCCTGCATATACATTGCAAGTGTTCTTAAAGATAAGGACACGACTTCCTGGTTTGAAGAACTCCGTGCTGACATGAACATTGTAAGCGCTAGATTGATATTTTTCCAATCATTGATGATTTGGCTCTGTCCTTGTATTAATCCATCGACATTCGTTTGCAATACTCAGGTTAAGAATATTTCTATGGAAATCTTGGACTTCTATGACACCTACAAGATTGATCCTAACAGGGGTCTCCAGGAGGACAAGATTGTTCCTGTGATGAACAAGTTGCCATCAAAGGCCTGAAGCCAGGTTTAGCGCCAATTTCGGTATGATCGATTAACCACCTTACACTTCGAGATATTGGGCAAATTCGGAGGGGAGGTTTGCGGAATGCCCCGTGGACTTGGAGGAGGGCGTTAACTTGATAGGCGTAAGTTATTCTGCACGATTGTTATCCCCATGTAGAGGTAGTGTAGTTGATGTGCTTGTAACAGTCTCTTTGTAGTTCATGTGCTTGTAACAGTCTCTTTAACACTTGGATCTGTACTTCCTATATCGTACAAAAAAACTAAGGCGGCTTGTGTCCTGTTTGTTGAATTGTTCTTTGAGGCCATACATCATGTAAAGACTGCCTCAGTTTGGTTTTATAACTCTGCATTTGCAGAGTCAACCACAACACGCCTGATTCCAGAGGATGAGATGATTAAAGGCGGAGCATTGAAAAGAACACAGACCTAAAACTCTGATGAGCAGCCAAGGTCTCTAATAAGAAAGTGTCACACTTTTTATCtgtactagcaaaagtgcccgtgcgttgcaccgggatacGTTTTTCAAATGTTTTCATGACATCAAAAAACATGCAAATAAGAAAACTTGAAATTATTATGCGCGATTTTACCTTCTCAAAACGTCCTAAGTTACACTTCTTTTGTTGTGTTGTTTTGTCGGAGCTCGCCTCTTGATTTGTATACTGATTGTCACCGAGCTTCTAGATGGGGAGGTTCTTCCTATTGTATTGGAGCCCCCTCTAtaatctgattcatattaatgtcTTTGCATAGTTTGTCAAACTTGTCACTATATCAACTTGACGAATTCAACCACTTCACCCAAGATGAGCTCACTAACATCAATGTCCTAGCTACTTTCATTTTATCTAAACTCTTACATTAACCATGCTCTGAGAAATTGCTCATGTTATTGGTATTTTCACGTCTCTTCCGTTTCCGCGCTAGCTCATGGAAAACCGTCATTGGCTTTCCGCGCAGCCACCAGTGCTGGCCATCGACACTCTCCGGCGCTGCTAGCAGCATACTGTTGTTATAGAAACTGCATGGCTAAATAAGTAACCGAATCTGTACCTCCATATATTACTTCTAAGAAACTGTACTTGATGGCAAATTCTGAATAAGAAAAAAATACAGGGTCGATTATACATCAAAGAGAAACCAACAAATATATATATGGCACCAACAACAATGAACACCATAAAgaggaatttgggttgaattaaaTTCAACAGCATTTCGAGGTCAGACTGCTCTCACTATTTCACTTACGTGTTCCTCTATC includes the following:
- the LOC127305628 gene encoding cyclin-C1-1 isoform X2 — translated: MAANFWASSHSKQLLDPEEVDVVPAADRERGITPVEFRLVKIHMSFHIWRLAQQVKVRQRVIATAITYFRRVYTRKSMTEYDPRLVAPACLYLASKVEESTVQARLLVFYIKKMCGSDDKYRFEIKDILEMEMKLLEALDYYLVVYHPYRPLLQLLQDAGITDLTQFAWGLVNDTYKMDLILIYPPYMIALACIYIASVLKDKDTTSWFEELRADMNIVKNISMEILDFYDTYKIDPNRGLQEDKIVPVMNKLPSKA
- the LOC127305628 gene encoding cyclin-C1-1 isoform X1, whose translation is MAANFWASSHSKQLLDPEEVDVVPAADRERGITPVEFRLVKIHMSFHIWRLAQQVKVRQRVIATAITYFRRVYTRKSMTEYDPRLVAPACLYLASKVEESTVQARLLVFYIKKMCGSDDKYRFEIKDILEMEMKLLEALDYYLVVYHPYRPLLQLLQDAGITDLTQFAWGLVNDTYKMDLILIYPPYMIALACIYIASVLKDKDTTSWFEELRADMNIVSARLIFFQSLMIWLCPCINPSTFVCNTQVKNISMEILDFYDTYKIDPNRGLQEDKIVPVMNKLPSKA